Proteins encoded in a region of the Coffea eugenioides isolate CCC68of chromosome 4, Ceug_1.0, whole genome shotgun sequence genome:
- the LOC113769261 gene encoding glutamic acid-rich protein-like, translating into MEEQQSEGHPVSDNEEKPVQPTNADVTVTKSPRKGKRTAKRKSIAQPKEKQTVDPSGDQQNVEKTAEEHGKRKRPEQPETHTATEPTSLPKFIDDEARERKGKSHTDLISRVNSVNIELNLDIVNSVLETKIESDGLMMTMTSDQQATFVAKRNLLVPPIPPENENAQRKEPRIEPTTETTPEYRASSSQPQDKGKTLATEEETEEENDDDEDEDTEEEDPAQFRLARRRPGSSKITF; encoded by the exons ATGGAGGAACAGCAATCTGAAGGGCATCCAGTGAGTGACAATGAAGAGAAACCAGTGCAGCCCACCAATGCAGATGTAACAGTAACCAAATCACCCAGGAAAGGAAAAAGGACTGCCAAAAGAAAGAGCATTGCTCAACCCAAGGAAAAGCAAACGGTTGATCCTTCCGGGGATCAGCAGAATGTAGAAAAAACTGCTGAGGAACA TGGAAAAAGAAAGCGTCCTGAGCAGCCTGAGACCCACACTGCTACTGAACCCACTTCTCTACCCAAGTTCATCGACGATGAAGCCAGAGAAAG gaaaggtAAATCACATACTGATCTTATTTCTCGTGTCAACTCTGTTAACATTGAACTGAACCTTGACATTGTTAACTCTGTTTtggaaaccaaaattgaaagtg ATGGCTTGATGATGACCATGACTTCTGATCAACAAGCCACCTTCGTTGCCAAAAGGAATCTGCTCGTACCTCCTATTCCtccagaaaatgaaaatgcacagCGAAAGGAGCCTAGAATTGAGCCAACCACTGAAACTACCCCAGAATACCGTGCCTCCAGTTCTCAACCACAGGACAAGGGAAAAACTCTGGCAACTgaagaagaaactgaagaggagaatgatgatgatgaggatgaggacACTGAGGAAGAAGACCCTGCTCAGTTTCGTCTGGCTAGAAGAAGGCCTGGATCCTCCAAAATCACATTTTAG